In a single window of the Bacteroides acidifaciens genome:
- a CDS encoding MATE family efflux transporter, with protein MKRLFDIYKDHYKALIYLGLPIVIGQIGVIVLGFADTLMIGHHSTVELGAASFVNNVFNLAIIFSTGFSYGLTPVVGGLYGTHQYAPAGQALRNSLLANLMVALLLTICMTVLYLNIEHLGQPEELIPLIKPYYLVLLASLVFVMLFNGFKQFTDGITDTQTAMWILLGGNVLNIIGNYILIYGKLGLPELGLLGAGVSTLFSRIVMVIVFIIIFMRSPRFVRYKIGFFRLGWSRAVFGRLNGLGWPIAFQMGMETASFSLSAIMIGWLGTIALASHQVMLAISQFTFMMYYGMGAAVAVRVSNFKGQNDIVNVRRSAYAGFHLMMTLGVVLSLIVFLCRNYLGSWFTDSQEVVAMVTSLIFPFLVYQFGDGLQITFANALRGISDVKLMIVIAFIAYFIISLPVGYFCGFVMEWGIVGVWMAFPFGLTSAGLMLWWRFHYMTKLPEPTPKPNT; from the coding sequence ATGAAGAGACTATTTGATATATATAAGGATCATTATAAAGCATTAATTTATCTCGGATTACCTATTGTCATCGGACAGATAGGTGTTATAGTACTCGGATTTGCCGATACATTAATGATTGGGCATCATAGCACGGTAGAGCTGGGTGCAGCATCTTTCGTGAATAATGTGTTTAATCTTGCCATCATTTTCAGTACCGGATTCTCGTACGGACTGACACCTGTTGTGGGTGGTCTGTATGGCACTCATCAATATGCGCCTGCCGGACAAGCCCTGCGCAACAGTTTGTTGGCAAACCTGATGGTTGCATTGCTGCTGACTATATGTATGACCGTTCTTTATCTGAATATAGAGCATCTCGGACAGCCGGAAGAATTGATTCCTCTGATTAAACCGTATTACCTTGTTTTGCTTGCTTCATTAGTGTTTGTCATGCTTTTCAATGGATTCAAGCAATTCACAGACGGAATAACGGATACCCAAACCGCCATGTGGATATTGCTTGGAGGAAATGTCTTGAATATCATAGGAAACTATATCCTGATTTACGGTAAACTCGGATTGCCCGAACTAGGTTTGTTGGGAGCAGGCGTCAGCACGCTGTTTTCGCGTATTGTGATGGTGATTGTATTTATAATCATCTTTATGCGTAGTCCGCGTTTTGTCCGTTATAAGATCGGCTTTTTCCGTTTGGGATGGTCACGTGCTGTATTTGGACGCTTGAATGGACTTGGATGGCCGATTGCTTTCCAGATGGGAATGGAAACAGCCTCTTTCAGCCTGAGTGCCATTATGATTGGCTGGTTGGGGACGATTGCTTTGGCTTCTCATCAGGTGATGTTGGCAATTTCCCAATTCACCTTTATGATGTATTACGGTATGGGGGCTGCCGTTGCTGTCCGCGTCAGCAACTTCAAAGGCCAGAATGATATAGTCAATGTGCGTCGTTCCGCCTATGCTGGTTTTCATTTGATGATGACATTGGGTGTTGTGCTTTCCTTGATTGTCTTCCTTTGCCGGAATTACTTGGGAAGCTGGTTTACCGACAGCCAGGAAGTGGTTGCTATGGTTACTTCTTTAATTTTTCCTTTCCTTGTCTATCAGTTTGGCGACGGGCTTCAAATCACTTTTGCCAATGCTTTGCGTGGAATTTCAGATGTAAAACTAATGATAGTTATCGCCTTCATTGCTTATTTCATCATTTCGCTTCCTGTAGGATATTTCTGCGGTTTTGTAATGGAATGGGGGATAGTAGGTGTCTGGATGGCATTTCCTTTTGGGCTGACGAGTGCGGGACTAATGCTCTGGTGGCGTTTTCACTACATGACGAAACTCCCCGAACCCACCCCAAAACCTAATACCTAA
- a CDS encoding ATP-binding protein has translation MASLRFTKLKITAGYTLLLAILLFSLVFVHREVEALSAADDQQNLRTDSLLTLIHEKDQNTIQMLRVLSEANDSLLSASEIEEIISEQDSVIIQQRVQHRVITKRDSLLTTHKKKGFLKRLAEVFAPSKDSAVLVNTSLEVATDTILEPVASKDSLQQKIRMATEEKRLQRRKTIRRTSTKYQRMNSQLTARMDSLIKQYEEEMTLRARQDAEMQQEVRMHSARTIAGIAIGAVLLSAVFLVLIVRDISRSNRYRRQLEEANKRAEDLLVAREKLMLAITHDFKAPLGSIMGYTELLSRLTEDERQRFYLDNMKSSSEHLLKLVSDLLDFHRLDLNKAEVNRVTFNPSQLFEEIYVSFEPLTAVKGLVLQCHVAPKLNGRYVSDPLRLRQIVNNLLSNAVKFTQQGEITLTARYDSSKLTIAIADSGKGMAAEDRERIFQEFTRLSGAQGEEGFGLGLSIVKKLVVLLEGTIDVQSKLGEGSCFTVVLPLYPVGESIPESQSSPENETADIDEAATAIPLMKVIRVLLIDDDKIQLSLTAAMLKQHGIDAVCCEQLEELIEQLRTSVFDVLLTDIQMPAINGFDLVKLLRASNIPQAKTIPVIAVTARSEMDKDALCEHGFAGCLHKPFTVKELLMTVNEGQLSADEAHITEDMVNTGINFSALTAYSGDDPEAAYSIIQTFVEETKKNVERMRQAFIDKDTDGIAAMAHKLLPLLTLIGASDAIAPLKFLESCRGESFSSEISDTASAALSTVCIIISEAENYLTSMKSVD, from the coding sequence ATGGCTTCCCTCCGTTTTACAAAGTTGAAAATAACCGCCGGTTATACTTTGTTACTGGCGATCCTCCTTTTCTCGCTGGTGTTTGTACATCGTGAAGTGGAAGCATTGTCGGCTGCCGACGACCAGCAGAATCTGCGGACAGACAGCCTGCTTACTCTGATTCACGAGAAAGACCAGAATACCATCCAGATGCTTCGCGTATTGAGTGAAGCGAATGACAGCCTACTTTCCGCTTCGGAGATTGAAGAGATTATTTCCGAACAGGACTCTGTTATAATTCAGCAACGGGTGCAGCATCGGGTTATCACTAAACGTGACTCTCTGCTGACTACTCACAAGAAGAAAGGCTTTCTCAAGAGACTGGCGGAAGTGTTTGCTCCTTCCAAGGATAGTGCCGTACTCGTTAATACATCCTTGGAAGTTGCTACGGATACCATTTTAGAACCAGTTGCTTCTAAAGATTCCCTCCAGCAAAAGATTCGCATGGCTACCGAAGAAAAACGATTGCAACGACGAAAAACAATCCGGCGCACCAGTACGAAATACCAACGCATGAATTCGCAGTTGACAGCAAGAATGGATAGCCTGATAAAACAATACGAAGAAGAAATGACTTTGCGTGCCCGTCAGGATGCTGAGATGCAACAAGAGGTAAGAATGCACTCCGCACGCACCATTGCCGGAATCGCTATCGGTGCGGTTCTGTTGTCTGCCGTTTTCTTGGTATTGATAGTACGTGACATCTCTCGCAGCAACCGCTACCGTCGGCAGTTGGAAGAAGCGAACAAGCGGGCGGAAGACCTACTCGTTGCCCGTGAAAAACTGATGCTCGCCATAACCCACGACTTCAAAGCACCGCTTGGCTCCATCATGGGTTATACCGAACTACTGTCCCGTCTGACGGAGGACGAACGGCAACGCTTCTACCTGGATAACATGAAAAGTTCCTCGGAACATCTCTTGAAACTAGTCAGCGACTTGCTCGACTTCCATCGCCTTGACCTTAATAAAGCGGAAGTGAATCGTGTCACTTTCAATCCTTCGCAGTTGTTCGAAGAAATCTATGTCAGCTTTGAACCGTTGACGGCTGTTAAAGGATTGGTATTGCAGTGTCACGTCGCTCCGAAGTTGAACGGACGTTACGTCAGTGACCCTCTGAGGCTTCGGCAGATTGTGAACAACCTTCTGTCTAATGCCGTGAAGTTTACTCAACAAGGTGAGATAACGCTGACAGCCCGATATGATTCTTCAAAGCTGACGATAGCTATTGCAGATAGCGGAAAAGGTATGGCAGCCGAAGACCGCGAACGCATTTTCCAAGAATTTACCCGTTTGTCCGGTGCCCAGGGAGAGGAAGGGTTCGGCTTGGGATTATCCATCGTGAAGAAACTGGTTGTTTTGCTTGAAGGCACGATTGATGTACAGAGCAAACTGGGAGAGGGAAGTTGCTTTACAGTAGTTCTGCCCCTGTATCCGGTAGGCGAATCCATCCCGGAAAGTCAATCATCTCCGGAAAACGAAACTGCGGATATTGACGAAGCCGCGACTGCCATTCCTCTGATGAAAGTAATCCGTGTCCTTTTGATTGATGATGATAAAATCCAACTCAGCCTGACGGCAGCTATGTTGAAACAGCACGGCATTGACGCAGTATGTTGCGAGCAACTCGAAGAACTTATCGAACAACTCCGCACTTCTGTTTTTGATGTATTGCTGACAGACATACAAATGCCCGCTATCAATGGCTTCGATTTGGTAAAACTCCTGCGTGCTTCCAACATTCCGCAGGCAAAGACCATTCCTGTGATTGCCGTGACCGCCCGCAGCGAAATGGATAAGGATGCCTTGTGCGAGCACGGCTTTGCCGGATGCCTGCATAAACCGTTTACGGTGAAAGAATTGTTGATGACAGTCAACGAGGGACAACTTTCGGCTGATGAGGCTCACATCACAGAAGATATGGTAAACACCGGAATAAACTTTTCCGCACTCACCGCCTACTCCGGGGATGACCCGGAAGCGGCATATTCTATCATTCAGACCTTTGTTGAGGAAACCAAAAAGAATGTCGAACGAATGCGACAAGCCTTCATTGACAAAGATACGGACGGGATAGCTGCCATGGCACATAAACTGCTCCCTCTCCTCACGTTGATAGGCGCATCGGACGCAATAGCTCCTTTAAAGTTTTTGGAATCCTGCCGTGGAGAGTCTTTCTCTAGTGAAATAAGCGATACGGCATCGGCTGCACTATCAACCGTTTGTATTATAATCAGCGAAGCGGAAAATTACTTAACGTCGATGAAAAGTGTCGATTAG
- a CDS encoding translocation/assembly module TamB domain-containing protein has protein sequence MKRKWIRWVSWILLTPILLFVILMVLLYVPPVQNLIRREVTVYASKATGMQIQVERIDLRFPLNLLVRGVEVIQQPDTLLSLESLNVRVQAWPLFKGKVEVDEVTLSRVAFNSANLIDGMEIKGVLGRFFLQSHGVDLSNETAVINATELSDTHVQMLMNDTTTTPKDTTASAPVNWKVDLHQLKLKNVSFSMQLPADSMRMAAHIGEATIDDAQADLRSQFYGLKQFLLSSTSASYDTGSAKPVEGFDASHIAVRDVSIGLDSLLYKGRDMNAVIREFTMNERSGLSVTSLTGRAFSNDSIICIPGLKLQTPHSEIDLSAHTYWELVNIPTTGRLSANLNAYIGKEDVMLFTGGLPDSFKEAYPFRPLVIRAGTDGNLKEMQISRFTVDLPGAFSLEGGGILENLADSITRSGTIGLKMKTQNLNFLTGLSGEVPNGTIVIPDSMNLVAQVDIKGPEYKANLHLKEGQGAMNVNAALNTATEVYKADLKIDNLQLHHFLPKDSIYELSLSAAADGRGLDVMSYRSYAKLDLALDRLHYAQYHLSNVHLTGALKGALVTANLTSDNELLKMTTDAEYNLAHSYPDGKVTVDVTQLDLHELGLMPEPMKRPLTFNLSAEARQNRVFTHFISGDMKLNLSARSGVNPLISQSTRFVDVLMKQIDEKELNHAELRKALPTAVLSFSAGKENPLAYFLATKNISYHDASMKFGTAPDWGINGKAAVHALKVDTLQLDTVFFTVKQDTTLMKLRVGVINGPKNPQFSFSTTLTGEIRDRDAELLVDYKNGKGETGVLLGVNARPLFEGQGKGNGIAFTLIPEKPIVAFQQFHFNENHNWIYLHKNMRVYANVDMWDEEGMGFRVHSMQGDTVSLQNIDVEIRRIRLQEITSVLPYFPEVTGLFSLEAHYVQTEKDLQLSAEASIDELTYERQRIGDIALGATWLPGEQGKQYLNAYLNHDQVEVLVADGKLLPTRTGKDSLEVNTTLEHFPLRVANAFIPDQMVTLSGDMDGNLNITGSTEQPLINGELVLDSVAVFSSQYGARFVFDNRPVQIKNNRLLFDKFAIYTTSKNPFTIDGYVDFRDMSRPMANLNMLAQNYTLLDAKRTRESLVYGKVFADFRATVKGPLDGLNMRGNVSLLGNTDVSYVLTDSPLTVQDRLGSLVTFTSFSDTTTVVRQEVPTVSLGGLDMVMMVHIDPSVRVKVDLDAGNDNRIELEGGGDLSMKYTPQGDLTLTGRYTLSGGLMKYALPVIAAKEFAIDNGSYVEWTGNPMDPMLNFKATDRIRASVSEGENGGSRMVNFDVSVVVKNRLDNLSFAFDVAAPEDATVQNELTAMGAEERGKQALYIMVMKTYLGTGPIGGGGGGLGKLNMGSALTSVLSSQINSLMGNLKNASLSVGVEDHDDSETGSKRTDYSFRYSQRLFNNRFQIVIGGKVSQGENATNDAESFIDNISLEYRLDRTGTRYIRLFYDKNYESVLEGEITETGVGIVLRKKLDKLSELFIFKKKK, from the coding sequence ATGAAACGAAAATGGATACGATGGGTAAGCTGGATTCTGCTTACTCCTATATTACTCTTTGTAATACTAATGGTATTGCTTTACGTCCCCCCCGTACAGAATCTTATACGTCGGGAGGTTACTGTATATGCTTCTAAAGCAACCGGCATGCAGATTCAGGTGGAACGAATCGACCTTCGTTTCCCGCTCAATCTGTTGGTTCGTGGCGTGGAAGTAATTCAGCAGCCCGACACACTCTTGTCTTTGGAAAGCCTGAATGTACGCGTGCAGGCGTGGCCGCTGTTCAAAGGGAAAGTGGAGGTGGACGAAGTGACATTGAGCCGCGTTGCTTTCAATTCTGCCAATTTGATAGACGGCATGGAGATAAAAGGTGTATTGGGACGTTTCTTCCTGCAAAGTCACGGTGTCGATTTGTCTAACGAAACAGCCGTTATTAATGCGACGGAACTATCGGACACTCATGTGCAGATGCTGATGAACGACACCACGACTACTCCCAAGGATACCACCGCTTCGGCTCCTGTAAACTGGAAAGTAGACCTTCATCAACTGAAACTGAAAAACGTATCGTTCAGTATGCAGCTTCCCGCTGATTCGATGCGGATGGCTGCGCATATCGGTGAAGCGACCATTGACGATGCCCAAGCCGACTTGAGGAGCCAGTTCTATGGACTGAAACAATTTTTGTTGTCAAGCACTTCCGCCAGCTACGATACTGGTTCGGCTAAACCCGTCGAAGGTTTCGACGCTTCGCATATTGCTGTCCGTGATGTCAGCATCGGGCTGGATTCCTTATTATATAAAGGTAGGGATATGAATGCTGTCATCCGTGAATTCACTATGAACGAACGTTCGGGATTGAGCGTTACTTCACTGACGGGACGGGCATTCTCCAATGATTCAATCATTTGTATACCCGGCTTGAAACTGCAAACTCCTCATTCTGAAATAGATTTATCCGCTCATACTTATTGGGAACTTGTCAACATCCCGACTACGGGGCGTTTGTCTGCCAACCTGAATGCGTATATCGGCAAAGAGGACGTGATGTTATTCACTGGCGGACTGCCGGACAGCTTCAAGGAAGCCTATCCTTTTCGTCCGCTTGTCATCCGTGCCGGTACGGACGGTAACTTGAAAGAAATGCAGATTTCCCGCTTTACGGTAGACTTGCCGGGCGCATTCTCCTTAGAGGGCGGCGGTATCCTCGAAAACCTCGCCGATAGCATTACCCGCTCGGGAACCATCGGCCTGAAGATGAAAACGCAGAACCTGAATTTCCTTACCGGCTTGTCCGGTGAAGTGCCTAACGGTACGATTGTCATCCCCGACAGTATGAATCTCGTTGCGCAGGTAGACATCAAAGGTCCTGAATACAAAGCAAACCTGCATCTGAAAGAAGGGCAGGGGGCTATGAATGTGAACGCGGCATTAAATACTGCCACCGAGGTTTACAAGGCAGACTTGAAAATAGACAACCTGCAACTCCATCATTTCCTTCCGAAAGACTCCATTTATGAGCTTTCCCTTTCTGCAGCCGCTGACGGGCGCGGACTAGATGTGATGTCTTATCGCTCATATGCCAAACTGGATTTGGCTTTAGACCGATTGCATTATGCTCAATACCATCTCTCCAACGTCCATCTGACAGGAGCTTTGAAAGGTGCGTTAGTGACAGCCAACTTGACGAGTGATAATGAACTGTTGAAAATGACGACGGATGCTGAATATAATCTGGCACACAGCTATCCCGATGGAAAAGTGACGGTTGATGTCACCCAGCTCGACTTGCACGAACTGGGACTGATGCCCGAACCGATGAAACGCCCGCTTACTTTCAATCTTTCTGCGGAAGCCCGTCAGAACCGGGTGTTTACGCATTTTATTTCCGGTGACATGAAACTCAACCTGAGTGCACGTTCCGGTGTCAATCCTCTGATTAGCCAGTCTACCCGCTTCGTGGACGTCCTGATGAAGCAGATTGACGAGAAGGAACTGAATCACGCCGAACTGCGTAAAGCATTACCGACAGCTGTCCTGTCTTTCTCCGCAGGAAAAGAGAATCCGTTAGCCTATTTCTTGGCTACCAAGAACATATCCTACCATGACGCTTCCATGAAATTCGGAACGGCTCCCGATTGGGGAATCAATGGCAAGGCGGCGGTTCATGCGCTGAAAGTAGACACGTTGCAACTGGATACTGTCTTCTTCACAGTGAAACAGGACACTACGCTTATGAAGTTGCGTGTTGGAGTGATAAACGGTCCGAAGAATCCGCAATTCTCTTTCTCCACTACCTTGACGGGAGAAATTCGCGACCGCGATGCGGAATTGCTGGTGGATTATAAGAATGGTAAAGGTGAGACTGGTGTATTATTGGGCGTAAATGCCCGCCCTCTTTTCGAAGGACAGGGAAAGGGCAACGGAATAGCTTTCACGCTGATTCCGGAAAAACCGATTGTCGCCTTTCAGCAGTTCCATTTCAACGAGAATCACAACTGGATTTATCTGCATAAGAATATGCGCGTATATGCCAATGTGGATATGTGGGACGAGGAAGGCATGGGTTTCAGAGTTCATTCCATGCAGGGCGATACGGTGTCTTTACAGAATATAGATGTGGAAATACGCAGAATCCGCTTGCAAGAGATTACGAGCGTGTTGCCTTATTTCCCCGAAGTAACCGGATTGTTCTCTTTGGAAGCCCACTATGTACAAACTGAAAAAGACTTGCAGCTCTCTGCCGAAGCGTCTATTGACGAACTGACTTACGAACGCCAGCGTATCGGTGACATTGCTTTGGGGGCTACCTGGTTGCCGGGCGAACAGGGAAAACAATATCTCAACGCTTATCTGAACCACGACCAGGTGGAGGTGCTGGTGGCAGATGGAAAACTGCTTCCTACCCGGACGGGCAAAGACAGCCTGGAAGTGAATACGACACTGGAACATTTCCCGCTCCGGGTGGCGAATGCGTTCATTCCCGACCAGATGGTCACTCTGTCCGGCGACATGGACGGAAACTTGAATATCACGGGCAGCACAGAGCAGCCTTTGATAAACGGCGAATTGGTATTGGATAGTGTTGCTGTTTTTTCCAGTCAATATGGCGCACGTTTTGTGTTCGATAACCGCCCCGTGCAGATAAAGAACAACCGGCTGTTATTTGATAAATTCGCCATTTATACTACATCGAAGAATCCATTTACCATTGACGGTTATGTCGATTTCCGTGATATGAGTCGTCCGATGGCGAATCTGAATATGCTGGCACAGAATTATACATTGCTGGATGCCAAACGCACCCGTGAAAGTTTGGTCTACGGTAAAGTATTTGCCGACTTCCGGGCAACGGTGAAGGGGCCTTTGGACGGACTGAATATGCGTGGGAATGTAAGTCTCTTGGGCAATACCGACGTCTCCTATGTCTTGACAGATTCACCTTTGACAGTGCAGGACCGCTTGGGAAGTCTGGTTACATTTACCTCATTCAGCGATACCACGACTGTCGTCCGGCAGGAAGTGCCGACCGTCTCGTTAGGAGGACTGGATATGGTAATGATGGTGCATATCGACCCGTCTGTCCGCGTGAAAGTCGACTTGGACGCAGGCAATGACAACCGCATCGAACTGGAAGGCGGTGGTGACCTCTCCATGAAATATACTCCGCAAGGTGACTTGACCCTGACGGGACGCTATACTTTGAGTGGCGGCTTGATGAAATATGCCTTACCGGTGATTGCCGCGAAAGAATTTGCTATTGACAATGGCAGCTATGTGGAATGGACGGGAAATCCGATGGATCCGATGCTGAACTTCAAGGCGACCGACCGCATCCGTGCGTCCGTATCCGAAGGGGAGAACGGCGGAAGCCGCATGGTTAATTTCGATGTCTCTGTCGTTGTCAAGAACCGTTTGGATAATCTTTCGTTTGCGTTCGATGTCGCAGCTCCCGAAGATGCGACTGTACAAAATGAGTTGACTGCCATGGGGGCGGAAGAGCGTGGTAAGCAAGCCCTGTATATTATGGTGATGAAAACCTATCTCGGTACCGGCCCGATTGGCGGCGGTGGTGGCGGACTTGGCAAGTTGAACATGGGTTCTGCCCTGACTTCCGTATTGAGTAGCCAGATAAACTCATTGATGGGCAACTTGAAAAATGCGAGCCTATCCGTGGGTGTCGAAGACCACGATGACTCGGAGACAGGAAGCAAACGTACGGATTACAGTTTCCGTTATTCGCAACGTCTGTTCAACAACCGCTTCCAGATTGTAATCGGCGGTAAGGTGTCTCAGGGTGAGAATGCGACGAATGATGCCGAATCCTTTATCGACAACATTTCTTTGGAATATCGTCTGGACAGAACCGGAACCCGCTATATCCGCCTGTTCTATGACAAGAATTATGAGAGTGTGCTCGAAGGCGAGATTACGGAAACCGGAGTAGGTATCGTGCTTCGCAAGAAGTTGGACAAACTAAGTGAACTGTTTATCTTTAAGAAAAAGAAGTGA